DNA from Paludisphaera mucosa:
GTACCACAACCCGGGCTGGACGGCCGCGAGGAGCCAGCATCCGGGGGGCGTGAATCTGCTCTACTGCGACGGCCACGCGGCGTTCGTCGGCGACGAGATCGATCCCGCCGTCTGGCAGGCGACGTCGACCCGGGCGGGGGGCGAGATCGTGTCAGGGACGCTGTGAGCCTCACTCGCAGGAATTTCCTCGACGAGCGGGAACCTTCGCCGCGATCGAGGGTCTGACGGTCTTGCGGGATGAACGGAGTACGGGAGGGAAGGGGACGCAATGGGGATGGAAGCGCAGGCCGTTGGGGAGGAAGCGAAGCCCATTCGCCGGGCCGTGAACCCGGAGGAGGTCCGAACGGAGGTCCCGCTCGACGACCTCCGGGTCCAGATGCGCCGGGAGCTGATCCTGGTGCTCATGCTGGCCTCGGTGCAGTTCACGAGCATCGTCGATTTCATGATCGTGATGCCCCTGGGGCCGCAGCTCATGCGCGTGCTGGGGCTCACTCCCGACCAGTTTGGACGGATCGTGTCGTCCTACACGGTCGCCGCGGGGATCGCCGGCTTCGTCGCGTCGTTCGTGATGGACCGATTCGGCCGGAAGACCGCGTTCCTGACGCTCTACGCGGGGTTCCTGCTGGGCACTTTGCTCTGCGGACTGGCGTGGAATTATCCCACGCTCCTCGCCGCGCGGCTGGCCACGGGTGTCTTCGGCGGCATCCTGGGGGGCCTGGCGTTGGCCATCGTCGGCGACGCCGTCCCGGAAAGCCGCAGAGGGCGGGCGACGGGGGTCTTGATGTCGGCCTTCGCCATCGCCTCGGTCGTGGGGATCCCGGTCGGGCTGAAATTGGGAACCGCGTTCGGCTGGCAGATCCCGTTTTTGGTCCTCGCGGGCCTCGGGCTTCCTACGCTTTTCGTCGCCCTGAAGGTATTGCCGCCGCTCCGGGCCCACATCCGCCGCGGCGAGTCGACGTCGGTCTGGCGCAAGGCCGTAGAGATGTTCGCCCACGCGAACCACATCCGGGCCTTCGCGCTCACCGTGGCGATCATGTTCGGCGGCTTCACGGTCATCCCGTACATCAGCGCCTACCTGGTGCGGAACTGCGGCTTCCGCGAGGGAGACCTCTCCTGGGTGTTCGTCAGCGGCGGGCTGCTGACCCTGATCGGAGCCCCGTTGATAGGCCGGGCGGCGGACAGGTTCGGCAAGCTGCGCGTCTTCCGGATCGTGGCCTCCGTCACGATCGTCCTGCTGATCGCCATCACGAACCTCGGGGTCGTGCCGATCTGGGTCGCTTCGGCCGTCTTCGGCTGCTTGATGCTGGGGAACGCCGGACGAATGGTCCCCGCGATGGCCATGGTGACGGCGAGTGTCGAGCCCTCGCAACGCGGCGGCTTCATGAGCGCCAACTCGGCCGTACAACACCTCGCCGCGGGGATGGCCGCCTACGTCGGAGGCCTGATCTTGCGCGAGGCTCCGGACGGATCCCTGCTGCAATTCGATCGCGTCGGCTACT
Protein-coding regions in this window:
- a CDS encoding MFS transporter — translated: MGMEAQAVGEEAKPIRRAVNPEEVRTEVPLDDLRVQMRRELILVLMLASVQFTSIVDFMIVMPLGPQLMRVLGLTPDQFGRIVSSYTVAAGIAGFVASFVMDRFGRKTAFLTLYAGFLLGTLLCGLAWNYPTLLAARLATGVFGGILGGLALAIVGDAVPESRRGRATGVLMSAFAIASVVGIPVGLKLGTAFGWQIPFLVLAGLGLPTLFVALKVLPPLRAHIRRGESTSVWRKAVEMFAHANHIRAFALTVAIMFGGFTVIPYISAYLVRNCGFREGDLSWVFVSGGLLTLIGAPLIGRAADRFGKLRVFRIVASVTIVLLIAITNLGVVPIWVASAVFGCLMLGNAGRMVPAMAMVTASVEPSQRGGFMSANSAVQHLAAGMAAYVGGLILREAPDGSLLQFDRVGYFAAAFTVVSLWLAGRLRSASPSSSAAEVQSASSL